AAGGATTCTTTCTCGTAAAAAAGATTCTGCTTTTTCGTTTCTTAGTATATACAAGCATGTACTAAAACAGATAGTGCATTAATTCGTTTTGATGTATTTTGTGTTTGGCTATGTAATTCGTTTTGATGTATTTTCTGTTTGGCTATGTAATTCGTTTTGATGTATTTTCTGTTTGGCTATGTTTACacaattttttttggggtgcGCTATTGAACGATAGTAATTGTGACCCACAGGATTGATGTCAAGACAagaaatttcaaacaaaaggaaCTAATGGAAACTAAAATCCTGTTAGATCTACCAATTCAGGTTATTAACGAAGACAACAAAGTCCAAAAAATTCGGTATTTATAAGTATGACTGGAAAACTATGTATTTTGTGATTAATGCTACCATATGATTCAGATACAAAATGCAGTTCACCCGTAAGTACAGGGGGTTTTAGATTTCACACCATGGGAAGAAACTTTCTTTATCGTCCCCTTTTTGTTCAATTAGATCCAAATAAAAGGATTGTTTAATATCAACCGAACATCTTAATGGAAAGTGCAAGATTGACTTCAGCAACACTGAGCTTTTTGAAAACTAAACTGATCGAAGGATTGAAAAATGTCCAACAAAGTCTCAATTTTCCAACATGTGGTTTTTACTGTGATTCGGCTAGCATAATAATGAAATGGATTCAAAAAACTGGGGGAAAATCTGATGGGTTTATTATTGTTTATTCCTTTAAGAAAAGTCATAAATTAAGTTACATGCGATGACGGACACAAGTTAAAACATGATCCAATATTATATTAAGAAAAGTCTTATATTAAGTTACATGAGACGACAGACAAAATTTAAAACATAATCCACTCTTCAGATATTTAGGTGTTCCCATATTGGTATCCATCATTTGGAGACATCATAattttagtcttttttttttgtcttaaaAAGATATAAGTTGTTGATGTTTGTTCTTAAGCAAATTGGAGCATGAACTTTAGGCATTGTAAAGAAACCATTATTTACGTGTTAAACGTGGATATTCTATTCTTAAAGCTTCAGTGTAATATCACAACAAATGAATAGAACCACCCTAAATCTTTCCTTTACAAGCGGGATCAGAAGCTAGTTAACCATATAAAGTGTCGGTAGACTGAATTCTTGACCGATTTCTATCTACATAGAGATAAAGCACCAATGAAACAGTGCACTCAAAATAGCCTAGTTGTTGTTGCACACACATTAGTTCAGTATCAATCAAGGGTCTCACAAGTTCAGTTCTATACTGTACATATCAGTTCATATAATTTTTAGCATTTGCTATTATTGAAAAATCAAACCTCACCAATTTCTaatcttttcatttcttttctattATGCTTTAGTTTTCTTTGTACATTTTGGGGGTCAAATGGGATATGTAATTAAAGAAATAACTGTTGGAGACTCAAAGATGGACATGTAAGTATGATAACTGACATGCTGTTTGGGTCTAGGGTAATATTCTGTAATTATCATAGTAAATGACGGGTgaataataaattaaaagtgAAAAACTTTGGTGGCTCCTAAATGATGCATCTGGAAAACAATATGTGTCATTATAAAACAACTTGCACATAAGTATAGACAAATCAGCAGCAACTAAAACTTGCCTAAATTTACAAGTAATCTTCAAGTAGAAATTCCAATAACACaatagatgaaaaaaaaaaggaagagaacgATTTGACACGATAGATTAGAAACGATAGTTGATACGCTAATCTTGTCAGCCGTAACTTTGAGAAGTTATTATTTATCCAACCATTGTGGCTTAATTGTCAGAAATGAAAACTTAGTACAAGCTGTCCTTTACGCTAACATCGTATATGATATGATATACTAAATGTGAATGTAATAAGTGATTGAAACCATGTTTAGATAGCAATTCAAATTGGATTTATAAGTTTATAGTGGAAGATGAATGCATAATTAATATGCATCGAGAATATTGCCAAGTGGGAGAAAGAAGTTGAATTGGTCAAGATAACAACAAATATCATGCGATCTTTAACATTTGAAATTCAAAGGttgcaaaaaaatgaaaaaaatttaggTGGCAAAATAACAATGAGCAACCATAGGGGTAAGAGTATAAATGATGCTTTTTAGTGGGTAAATAAACATTTTAATGTTTATATTTCATTTTAACACACAAAGAAAATCTTTTAATGCAGtttattttatttgcaaaaCACTCAGTttacaaacaagaataatataTGAAAATCAATGCTGAAATATATCTACAGAATagaaataattataatattgatAAAAGATTCTCATAACTTGCTCAATTTACTGTCTCTACACCTTATGACTAAATAGATAATTAAGTTGGCACTTAGAGTGTAAAACTTAATAACAAATTCAAATGAAGCTTGATGAATTTAGAATGGAGAAAGTTTCCTTTATACTTTATGCACAAGGAATCATATAATCTTTTAAACACTCCTATTTTGGTTGTAAGTTTTATATGTACCTGAAGAAGCACGGAACTTCCCCtgaccgagctgacctgatgagctcggcGTGTTGATGGAAGAGCTCGCCCCAAGCCTGCAAAACAGAAAGGAGTGAACTTACAAGGGGGCCCTGAGGTGGTCCCCGggggcactccgacggtcaagttagttctCCGGCGAGTAGGGTTCACGGGGATTAACTTAGTCAGAGTGTATTAGCCAAGCCGTGAGCGTACCTTGGGCAATGGGTGTGTAGCACTATTTGTACCTGGGCCagagtccgacctccgtacgttccGGGACCTTCCTGATATAATCTCAATCCCGCGCCGAGCGGGATCTCCTCCGACCTCTGCGGGGCGGTCTCCCGATCCCCCTGGAGCCCTAGCGGGGGTGCGGCCCAGGGCGGTCGCCAGGAGCCTGGGGCCGGGGCCCAGCTCGGCTATacctgggctgccacgtgtctaGGCCCAGGATGGGGCCTCTGCACTAGCCCCCTAGATTAGGTCAGGCTCCCAGGCGGACCTGGTCTATCCCCGAGCCACGTGGAAGCCCTCAATTGCACTGCTCTGCCGCGGTCACCTCCGGCGCAGGGCTGTCATTGGGAAGCGTCGCCCGCGTCCTTTCAATGGTCGCGTCCCTTCGGTTTCCGTACCTCCATTAAGTGCGTTCACATGGGGcggttcaaattcaagcaaaCCGTTTCCCCCCATTTCGTCCCCTATAAATAGTGGCTGCCCAGAATCCGGTAAACTCTATTTGCCATTTTCTCTTTCCCCGTGCGTTTACAACTTCAGTAGTGCATTTCCGGCCAACCAGGACCCAGATTCCGGCAACCCTTCCCCCCCTTCTCTACCCCAGTCATCAGTAAGTGTTTCCCCCTCCCTTCCcgcattttctttcttcctcttgccGTCCTCTGCGTTTGTATGTCAGGCCTCTCCGACGTGACTTCCTCCAACTCCCCGACTCTCCCCCGCCGTAGAGCCACCAGGATCTTCATTTCCTCCTCATCTCCCTCTTCATCATCTCcctctcctcctccttcttcatcttctgCTTCCAACCCTAACTTTCCCCTTCCCGACCTGCTCGAGCCCATCGACATCATGAGTTCCCCATCTGCCCACTCCCCTTCTGCCCGGCTCCGGGAGGAGGTGGCCGAGCTTGACGCCCTCATCAGGCAGCAAGCCGTCTCCACCCCTCCTCCCCAGTCCCCTAACGATTCCCCCGGCGGAGCCCGGGGTGGAGCTGGGGAAGGCCGGGGCTCCTCTGGGGGGACCCCTGCTTCCGAGCAGGGGGAGGACCCCGAGTTCTCCTACGGGCATCCCGACCTGCAGGAGGCCACCCTATCGTCCCAGGCTGTGGCCGAGCTGGCCAAGTCTTATTCCATCCCTCCGGCCTACGAGCCGAGGGCGGCCGGGCCCGGCGATCGGGCCTGCAGACCTCCCTCCGGCTTCGTTGCCATCTACAGGGAGCAGCTCATCGCAGGGCTCCGTCTCCCCATTTCTTCAGCTCTAACCGAGATTCTGAGCTACTGGGGGCTCAGAATCACTCAAGTCCACCCCACCTCCATCAGGATCATTACCGGATTCCTGATCTACTGCCTGCTCCGCGATATCCCCTACTCCCTTTCCCTCTTCCGGGCCGCCTTCATACTTAAGGCCGCCCTACCCGGGTGGTATTACTTCTCCCGCCGCAGTCCCCAAACCCGGGGTGGGAAAGGCGCCCAGGAGTTGTTCCACGGGGTCCCTTCTTCCGTAAAAAATTGGAAGGAGGACTTCTTCTTTGTCAAGTCCACACATTTTCCCCCTAACGTGTGGAAGGTTGGAAAGGTCCAGGCCGACTCCTACCCGGAGGACTTAGACTATGAAACCCTCAGCCAGCTGTCGGACTCCCTTGCGGCCAAGCTGGGCAAGGCCGAGAAGGAACTGGAAACGGCCCAAGTCCAGCTCGCCTCCACAAGGTCAGAACTCGACCAGGAGAAGGCCGGCGTGGCCAAGCTGAGAGAAGACCACGCCACCGAGCTCTCGGGCATCGTCGACAGGGAGCGCAAGAAGGCCGTCCGGGAGTTCATCTCCTCTGATCAGTTCCTCCAGGACGTAGCGCTCCTCAACGGGCCCATCGCCCAAGTTGGCTTCGCGCGCGCCCTGAGCAGGGTCAAGGAGCTCGACCTGCCTGGCTTCGACCTGGCCGCCTTCAAGGAGTACGACCCCAAGGCCGAGGAGAAGGTGGACTGGCTCTTCGACGGGTATTGCAAGGGACACGCCCTGAAAGAGCTGGTGCGCCGGAAGGACGTTGGGGCCGACCTTGAGGAGCTGCCCCTGGAGGAGGACGGGGACCCGGGCAGAGCTTCGGGGAAGGAGCCGGTAGTCTAGGCATCGTAATAGACGGGCCAGGCCACAAGCTCGGAAattttgtaatagataggccttaaaaatatatatatgaatttcgAAACAGATTCCCTTGCCATTTCCTCCTGCAACCCTTGCACCAATCAAAACCAGGTGCCGACCTCCCGGGTCGAGCAACAAACATTTTTCCAAGGCAATCACGCACCAGATGCATTCCCCCGCTAGTCTAATAACTAAATCATTAGAGGGAACTGGGTTGCCGAAAACACGTGCCGACCTCTAGGGTCGAGCAACAAACATTTCGCCAAGGCAATCACGcacgccgacctcctgggtcgaacgCTTAACTCCCACAGTAGCTCACTTGGAGCTTAAACTTTCGGAATCCTTCAAGGTAACTTCACTtgtgccgacctcctgggccgaACACTAGCTTCACTTCAGGGTATCTTAAGCATTAAGTGCGTTCTTGCCGACCTCACGGGCCGAACACTTCACACTTTTCCTACCACCCCGCGGAATCAAAGCTGAGAAGGCAAAGAAGTACAAATGAAACAAGAAACTTGAAAGTCAAGCCTTTATTGAATCACAAAACTGAAATTCGAATTTCGCAGAACAAACGACCGCCCTGGTCTAACTTATGCTATAAACAGTCGCAGGTTGGAAAAGTGCCAAGTGCGGGGTACCTCAGATCCATCCATCTTAGCGAGCCTGCAGTAGCCAGCTCGGCTTACCTCGAGGACCTTGTACGGACCCTCCCAGTTTGGGTCGAGCTTGTTGGAACTATGAGCTCTGCTGATCGAGTTCTTGCGCAAGACCAGGTCTCCTGGCTGGTACTGTATAGTCTTTACTTTGGCGTTGTAATAGCGAGCGAGCTGGCTCTTGTACTTAGCCATTCGAATGGCAGCTTCCTCGCGCCTGACTTCGAGCATGTCCAAGTTGCACCTAAGCTCTTCCTCGTTGGATGTTGCCACGAAGTTCTGTGTTCTGGGTGAGGGAAGACCCACCTCTGCGGGCAACCACAGCCTCTAACCACTGCTAAAAGCCGTAAGTAAGGGAGAACGGGGTCCGTGAGTAGCCGTCCTGGGCGTGAGTGCGGTAAAGACAAAGGACACTGGGGCGATGCTATCCAGCCTAGCATCGATTGGGCGGCCTCCATCTAGTCTTATCCTTGCAGACAATTCGGTTAGCCGTTCTCACCTTGACGATTGGCTGGGGGTGGCCAACCGACTGCGAAGTGGTTGGTTGATCCCGGAGCTCAGCACACCAGCTCCGGAAGGGGGTTCTCGGCAAAACTGGCGGCCGTTGTTCCGGATATCAAGAACGTGCGGAATCCAAAGCGACAAACTATGTTATCAGAAGAATTCTCTGATCGCCTTTCCGGAGATAGAGAAGGGGCCTCCGCTTACAGCCACTATTGTGAAGTAAGTCTATTGCCAACGAGGTGTTCAATATCTCCCGGGAACTCAAGGGGGAAGGGACCCAGGAGGTCTATCCTGTCAACTGAGCGAAGGCGCCAAGGGACTGTGGATGGGGACCATCTCCCGAGCTGGCTGATGGCGCAGCGAAGCGTGCACCTGGCAAGCTCGGCACTTCTGGACCAGATCTGCTGCGTCTCGGAAGACGGAGGGCCAATAGTAGCCCAAAAGGAGGCACTTTTTGGCCAACGCCCGGGACCCGACGTGCGCCGCACATATACCTTCATGGGTTTCACGCAGCACGTAGTCACCTTCCTCGGGCGTCACGCACTTTAGCCAGGGGGACAAGTACGACCTCCTATAGAGGGCTCCCCCGGCGTAGGCGTACTTGGCAGCTCGGATCTGGATTCGGCGAGCCTCGGTTTTGTTCTCGGGGAGGGCACCCGAGCTGAGGAAGTCAATGAGAGGGGTCATCCAGGTGGCCGAGCTGCCTATCGCCAGGACCTGGACCTGGTCGATACTTTTCTGCTTCACCACCTCTACCAGGACCTCCTTGCTCAGGTGGGCGAATGAGGAAGACGCCAGTTTGGATAAGGCGTCCGCGCGCTTGTTCTGGGATCTTGGCACCCGCTCAATCTCAAAGGTCTCGAACAGGGCTACCGCCTCTCGTACCTTAGCCAGGTATTTCTTCATTACCTCGTCCTTGGCCTCATACTCCCCACGGATCTGGAGGACGACGAGCTGAGAGTCGCTTCGGACCCGGATCGCGGTGATGCCCATCTGGAGGGCTATCCGCAACCCCGTCAACAAGGCCTCGTACTCTGCCTCGTTGTTGGACGCGGGGAAATCAAACCTGAGCGCATAAGTCAGTTCTTCCCCTGTGGGCGAGGTGAGCAGCAGGCCAGCCCCGCTGCCCTCCTTGCTCGAGGCGCCGTCCACGAACAACACCCACGGCTCCCCTTCCGGGGTGTCCGGGGGTGTTGGGACTAGTTCCGCCGGGGTCAGGCTAGCTCCTTCGGCCAGGAAGTCCGCCAAGGCCTGAGCCTTAATCGCGGTACGGGGCCGATAACTGAGGTCGTGTTCGGCCAGCTCGACGGCCCATTTGGTCATCCTGCCCGAGAACTCGGGCTTAGTTAGTATCTGGCGCAAGGGCTGGTTGGTCAAGACTGCGATGCTGTGAGTTTGGAAGTAAGGCCGGAGTTTGCGAGCAGCGTGCACTAAGGCCAGAACCAGCTTCTCGGCCGGGCTGTATCGCGTCTCTGGCCCTTGTAATGCTCGGCTGACGTAGTACACCGGTCTTTGAGTCCCCGCGTCCTCCCGTACCAAGACCGCACTGACGGCCTCGTTGCAAGTGGACAGGTACAGGAACAGAGCCTCACCTTGTTCAGGGGCGGTCAAAGTAGGCAGCTCAGCCAGGTAAGCCTTCAGGTCGGTGAAGGCTTTTTGACACTCCTCTGTCCAACGAAAATCCTTAGGCGCTTTCAGTACGCGGAAGAAGGGCAGCCCCCTGACCGCGGAGCGCGAGAGGAACCTGCTCAGGGCAGCCATCCTCCCTGTGAGTCGTTGGACTTCCTTCACGTTCCTCGGAGGGACCATGTCCATAATGGCCTGTAATTTGTCCGGGTTGGCCCGGATTCCATCTCGGGATACCAGAAAACCGAGGAACCTCCCCGACCTGACCCCAAAGGTGCACTTCTTCGGATTTAGGCGCATCCGGCTCTCCAGCAGGATTTCCAGAACCTCCTTTAGGTCGGGTAAAAGGCGCTGATCAACCCGGCTTTTAACTATCATGTCGTCCACATAGACCTCCATGCTTTTACCGATCTGGCCTTGGAACAGCTTGTTGACCAGGCGCTGGTAGGTAGCCCCCGCGTTCTTCAAGCCGAATGGCATGGTTCGGTAACAGTAGGTCCCCTCCTCGGTGATGAAGGAGGTCTTATCTCGATCTTCCTCAGCCATTTCTATCTGGTGATATCCCTTAAAGGCATCCAGAAAGCACAAAACGTCAAAACCCACGGTAGAATCTACTAACCTGTCGATCCTTGGCAGGGGAAAGCAGTCCTTTGGGCAGGCCTTGTTAAGGTCCGTGAAATCCACGCACATCCTCCAGGTCTGATCCTCCTTTTTGACTAGGACAGGATTGGCCAACCAGGTCGGGTAGTGGACCTCCATGATGATCCTCGACTCCAGTAACTTGCCGACCTCTGCCTTGATCACTTCATTCCTCTCGGGAGCGAAGCTCCTTTTCTTCTGCTTTACCGGCTTGAAGTGAAGATCCACGCCAAGGTGGTGGACTGCCAGATCCGTTGGAATCCCAGGCATGTCGTCCACCGACCAGGCGAAGACCTGGGAGTATTCCCTCAATAGAGCTTTCAAACCCTCCTTCTCCTTGGCGGGTAACAGGGCTCCAATGCGGAGAACCTGATCGGGCCGATCCTCCCTTAAGGGGAACTCCTCCACCTCATCTTGGGTACCCAGCTGCTGGGCCTCATCCCCTGGGATGTAGGGTTCCAAACAGGTTGTCTGGGCGACCACCTTCTCCTGCCCCCGAAGCGTGGCCAGGTAACATGCCCTGGCTACCGCTGGGTCGCCCCGCACCTCGGCTATTCCCCCAGGGGTGGGGAACTTAATGCTGAGGTGGAAAGTAGAGGAGATAGCCCGGAGGGCGTTCAAGGCGGGTCTCCCCAAGAACACATTGTACGGGGACGACTGCTTGACCACCACGAAATCAACGAGGATGGTCCGGCACCTGGGGGCCTGTCCTACTGTGACCATCAGGGTGATCATTCCCTCCGAGCTGATGGGTGGTCCGGTGAAGCCCACCAAAGGCGTCCGGACCGGGGTCAGCTGGTCGTCCCTTAGTCCGAGCTCCTTGAACACCCTATAGAACATAATGTCAACCGCGCTACCCTGGTCGACGTACACCTTCCTCACCCGGTAGTTGTTGGTGACGATGTCTATCACGATGGCTTCGTGGTTCCCTGCGGTCAGGGGGACTGCATCCCTGGGTCCAAAGGTAATTTCCTCGTCCATGCGCAAGCGCTTCAAGGAGTCGTCCCCCTCGGGGGGAGGTCGCTTGTTCTTCCGAGCCGCATGACTGTCCCCCCCCGTGGGGCCTCCGGCGATGGTGTTTATCACCCCTGCCAGGTTCTGGGTGTCCCGGTCGGGAGAGCAGTCCCGAGGGGCGTCGCGCCGCTCCGGGCGGTCGCGCCTCCGTCCCTCGTGCCTATCTCCGTAGTGGTTGCGTCCAAGCCCCTGACCTGGTCGGCGCACGAACCCCCCTAGAAAACCGCGCTGGATCAGGTCCTCGATCTCCTTGCGCAGGGCCCAGCACCCCTCCGTGTCGTGCCCGACGTCGCGGTGGAAGGCGCAGTACCGATCCTGGTTTCTTTTGTTCCGGGGCGTCCCCATCTTGGTCGGCCGATCTCCCAGCCCCTCCGCCTCCATAACGGCCAAGATCTGGGCTCTGGGCCGTGTCAGAGGGGTGTAGGTCTTCTCTGGGAGGGGCGGCGGAGCTGGTGCCCTATCCTTGGAGAGACGGTCGAAGACGTTCTTCTTGACTTGGCCGTCCTTGGATTCAGGAGGGTTTGCCCGTCCTTTCCTGTCCCCGAACTCCCGATCTGATTCCCGTTTCAGGCGGCCGGCCTCCTCTGCATTGGCGGCGGCGTGAGCCCGGGTCAAGAGCTCTCCCAGGTTCTTGGGAGGTTGTTCGACAAGCTTGTAGTAGAGATCCTCTACCCTCAACCCGTTCATGAAGGCGGCCATGACCACCTTTTCGTCCTTATCCCTGATCTGCAGGCTCTCTGTGTTGAAGCGCGTCATGAAGTTCTTCAGGGACTCATCCGGCTTCTGCTTAACGGCCATCAGGTGGGCCGCGTTCTTCGAGTAGGTCTTCGAGGAAACGAACTGGGCGGCAAACTGTCTGGCCAGCTCGGTGAAACTCTGAATAGACCCCGGTGCCAGGCCCTGAAACCAGAGCCGAGCCTTACCCTTGAGAAACATGGGGAAGGTCTTGCAGCGGAGGGCATCCGCGGCGTTTTGCAGACGCATGTGCGTCAGGAAGACCGAGAGGTGGTCTTCCGGGTCGGTCGAACCATCGTACAGCTCAATGTTCGGGATTTTAAACCTCCGGGGTAACGGGTAGTCCTCGATCTCCTGGGTGAAGGGTGAGGCTGCGTAGTTGTCCCCGTACGGTTGTGGTCGCAGGATCTGCTCGAGCTCATCCCGGACGGGCTGCCACTGGGGTGGGTCGCGCGGGNNNNNNNNNNNNNNNNNNNNNNNNNNNNNNNNNNNNNNNNNNNNNNNNNNNNNNNNNNNNNNNNNNNNNNNNNNNNNNNNNNNNNNNNNNNNNNNNNNNNNNNNNNNNNNNNNNNNNNNNNNNNNNNNNNNNNNNNNNNNNNNNNNNNNNNNNNNNNNNNNNNNNNNNNNNNNNNNNNNNNNNNNNNNNNNNNNNNNNNNNNNNNNNNNNNNNNNNNNNNNNNNNNNNNNNNNNNNNNNNNNNNNNNNNNNNNNNNNNNNNNNNNNNNNNNNNNNNNNNNNNNNNNNNNNNNNNNNNNNNNNNNNNNNNNNNNNNNNNNNNNNNNNNNNNNNNNNNNNNNNNNNNNNNNNNNNNNNNNNNNNNNNNNNNNNNNNNNNNNNNNNNNNNNNNNNNNNNNNNNNNNNNNNNNNNNNNNNNNNNNNNNNNNNNNNNNNNNNNNNNNNNNNNNNNNNNNNNNNNNNNNNNNNNNNNNNNNNNNNNNNNNNNNNNNNNNNNNNNNNNNNNNNNNNNNNNNNNNNNNNNNNNNNNNNNNNNNNNNNNNNNNNNNNNNNNNNNNNNNNNNNNNNNNNNNNNNNNNNNNNNNNNNNNNNNNNNNNNNNNNNNNNNNNNNNNNNNNNNNNNNNNNNNNNNNNNNNNNNNNNNNNNNNNNNNNNNNNNNNNNNNNNNNNNNNNNNNNNNNNNNNNNNNNNNNNNNNNNNNNNNNNNNNNNNNNNNNNNNNNNNNNNNNNNNNNNNNNNNNNNNNNNNNNNNNNNNNNNNNNNNNNNNNNNNNNNNNNNNNNNNNNNNNNNNNNNNNNNNNNNNNNNNNNNNNNNNNNNNNNNNNNNNNNNNNNNNNNNNNNNNNNNNNNNNNNNNNNNNNNNNNNNNNNNNNNNNNNNNNNNNNNNNNNNNNNNNNNNNNNNNNNNNNNNNNNNNNNNNNNNNNNNNNNNNNNNNNNNNNNNNNNNNNNNNNNNNNNNNNNNNNNNNNNNNNNNNNNNNNNNNNNNNNNNNNNNNNNNNNNNNNNNNNNNNNNNNNNNNNNNNNNNNNNNNNNNNNNNNNNNNNNNNNNNNNNNNNNNNNNNNNNNNNNNNNNNNNNNNNNNNNNNNNNNNNNNNNNNNNNNNNNNNNNNNNNNNNNNNNNNNNNNNNNNNNNNNNNNNNNNNNNNNNNNNNNNNNNNNNNNNNNNNNNNNNNNNNNNNNNNNNNNNNNNNNNNNNNNNNNNNNNNNNNNNNNNNNNNNNNNNNNNNNNNNNNNNNNNNNNNNNNNNNNNNNNNNNNNNNNNNNNNNNNNNNNNNNNNNNNNNNNNNNNNNNNNNNNNNNNNNNNNNNNNNNNNNNNNNNNNNNNNNNNNNNNNNNNNNNNNNNNNNNNNNNNNNNNNNNNNNNNNNNNNNNNNNNNNNNNNNNNNNNNNNNNNNNNNNNNNNNNNNNNNNNNNNNNNNNNNNNNNNNNNNNNNNNNNNNNNNNNNNNNNNNNNNNNNNNNNNNNNNNNNNNNNNNNNNNNNNNNNNNNNNNNNNNNNNNNNNNNNNNNNNNNNNNNNNNNNNNNNNNNNNNNNNNNNNNNNNNNNNNNNNNNNNNNNNNNNNNNNNNNNNNNNNNNNNNNNNNNNNNNNNNNNNNNNNNNNNNNNNNNNNNNNNNNNNNNNNNNNNNNNNNNNNNNNNNNNNNNNNNNNNNNNNNNNNNNNNNNNNNNNNNNNNNNNNNN
This sequence is a window from Coffea eugenioides isolate CCC68of chromosome 7, Ceug_1.0, whole genome shotgun sequence. Protein-coding genes within it:
- the LOC113777367 gene encoding uncharacterized protein LOC113777367, with the translated sequence MRLQNAADALRCKTFPMFLKGKARLWFQGLAPGSIQSFTELARQFAAQFVSSKTYSKNAAHLMAVKQKPDESLKNFMTRFNTESLQIRDKDEKVVMAAFMNGLRVEDLYYKLVEQPPKNLGELLTRAHAAANAEEAGRLKRESDREFGDRKGRANPPESKDGQVKKNVFDRLSKDRAPAPPPLPEKTYTPLTRPRAQILAVMEAEGLGDRPTKMGTPRNKRNQDRYCAFHRDVGHDTEGCWALRKEIEDLIQRGFLGGFVRRPGQGLGRNHYGDRHEGRRRDRPERRDAPRDCSPDRDTQNLAGVINTIAGGPTGGDSHAARKNKRPPPEGDDSLKRLRMDEEITFGPRDAVPLTAGNHEAIVIDIVTNNYRVRKVYVDQGSAVDIMFYRVFKELGLRDDQLTPVRTPLVGFTGPPISSEGMITLMVTVGQAPRCRTILVDFVVVKQSSPYNVFLGRPALNALRAISSTFHLSIKFPTPGGIAEVRGDPAVARACYLATLRGQEKVVAQTTCLEPYIPGDEAQQLGTQDEVEEFPLREDRPDQVLRIGALLPAKEKEGLKALLREYSQVFAWSVDDMPGIPTDLAVHHLGVDLHFKPVKQKKRSFAPERNEVIKAEVGKLLESRIIMEVHYPTWLANPVLVKKEDQTWRMCVDFTDLNKACPKDCFPLPRIDRLVDSTVGFDVLCFLDAFKGYHQIEMAEEDRDKTSFITEEGTYCYRTMPFGLKNAGATYQRLVNKLFQGQIGKSMEVYVDDMIVKSRVDQRLLPDLKEVLEILLESRMRLNPKKCTFGVRSGRFLGFLVSRDGIRANPDKLQAIMDMVPPRNVKEVQRLTGRMAALSRFLSRSAVRGLPFFRVLKAPKDFRWTEECQKAFTDLKAYLAELPTLTAPEQGEALFLYLSTCNEAVSAVLVREDAGTQRPVYYVSRALQGPETRYSPAEKLVLALVHAARKLRPYFQTHSIAVLTNQPLRQILTKPEFSGRMTKWAVELAEHDLSYRPRTAIKAQALADFLAEGASLTPAELVPTPPDTPEGEPWVLFVDGASSKEGSGAGLLLTSPTGEELTYALRFDFPASNNEAEYEALLTGLRIALQMGITAIRVRSDSQLVVLQIRGEYEAKDEVMKKYLAKVREAVALFETFEIERVPRSQNKRADALSKLASSSFAHLSKEVLVEVVKQKSIDQVQVLAIGSSATWMTPLIDFLSSGALPENKTEARRIQIRAAKYAYAGGALYRRSYLSPWLKCVTPEEGDYVLRETHEGICAAHVGSRALAKKCLLLGYYWPSVFRDAADLVQKCRACQVHASLRHQPAREMVPIHSPLAPSLS